From Plectropomus leopardus isolate mb chromosome 17, YSFRI_Pleo_2.0, whole genome shotgun sequence, a single genomic window includes:
- the cdc42ep4a gene encoding cdc42 effector protein 4a gives MPILKQLVSGSSQTKRRSRMDLTREMISAPLGDFRHTMHVGRSGDAFGDTSFLSTRSGEPPPENTFFPRSPRPGLLSRTFRSSKRSQSVTRVDNALVTPGGSPTYVKNAMSLPFLNDEDRGDSMVAKSLSSSPLKQHGEVDERGAAAAAHILELEERRFGELTELPESSHHYGGGMKHAESVMSFHVDLGPSMLGDILGVMEKEEDDLGYEEGKSSEGRASPPLSTHGEEEDSVEREKDEDAEEEMEAEEEAAEPQQQASVRPASSVDLGPENGGPYTPEYTPETRPKHLQHLDSCSMSSSGSAALDEKPNSQTYAGDTDSATFSAPPEEESNFSSFLEDEDDEIRV, from the coding sequence ATGCCAATCCTAAAACAGCTAGTGTCTGGCTCCTCTCAGACCAAGCGTCGCTCACGCATGGACCTGACCAGGGAGATGATCAGTGCTCCGCTGGGTGACTTCCGCCACACCATGCATGTAGGTCGCAGCGGTGATGCATTCGGAGACACCTCCTTCCTCAGCACCCGCTCAGGAGAACCTCCCCCTGAGAACACATTTTTCCCCCGCTCTCCCCGGCCCGGCCTCCTGTCTCGCACCTTCAGGAGCAGCAAACGCTCCCAGTCGGTGACCAGAGTGGACAACGCCCTGGTGACCCCCGGTGGGTCCCCCACCTATGTGAAGAACGCCATGTCTCTGCCGTTCCTCAATGATGAAGACAGAGGGGACAGTATGGTGGCAAAGAGCTTGTCCTCTAGTCCTTTAAAACAACACGGGGAGGTGGATGAGAGAGGCGCCGCTGCAGCTGCTCACATCCTGGAGCTGGAAGAGCGGCGCTTTGGTGAGCTGACTGAGCTCCCAGAGAGCTCCCACCACTACGGAGGCGGCATGAAGCACGCCGAATCAGTAATGTCTTTCCATGTCGACTTGGGACCATCCATGCTGGGAGACATCCTTGGGGTCATGGAGAAGGAGGAAGATGATCTCGGCTATGAGGAGGGCAAGAGCAGCGAGGGCCGTGCCTCGCCACCTCTCAGCACCCACGGTGAGGAAGAGGATAgtgtggagagagaaaaagatgaggatgcagaggaggagatggaggcagaggaggaagcAGCAGAACCTCAGCAGCAGGCCTCTGTGCGTCCAGCCAGCTCTGTAGATCTGGGGCCTGAGAATGGAGGGCCCTACACCCCAGAGTACACCCCCGAGACTCGGCCTAAACACTTGCAGCATCTAGACAGCTGCTCCATGTCCAGCTCTGGCTCTGCTGCCTTGGATGAGAAACCAAACAGCCAGACCTATGCAGGAGACACAGATAGCGCCACCTTCAGTGCCCCGCCAGAGGAAGAGAGCAACTTCTCTTCTTTCTTggaggatgaagatgatgagATTCGCGTATGA